Proteins encoded within one genomic window of Hevea brasiliensis isolate MT/VB/25A 57/8 chromosome 8, ASM3005281v1, whole genome shotgun sequence:
- the LOC110654688 gene encoding F-box/WD-40 repeat-containing protein At3g52030: MGPTPVGNRLPAKKRSWRGPTAIHLLDHDILCIIFSFLGFFDLVRCSAVCKSWNAIIKRSKLLQVLYLKQLKENSVGFSSSTSGLEESLSRYLEELAMEHHRQALLEAPSIHIDQWTAHSVRADQCRMKMGLILTGVGDKVMRLWSLESYKCVEEYSIPDSCPLVDFDFDESKIVGLIGTRLCLWRRNGQMSTFPSHQGTYMKGLCMRYLDPEAVVGCEDGTVRVFDMYSRKCSKIIRMHPEPVTCLSLGDDQLILSGSSLGRITVSGYSSDQWKTTLRPTDSTGIKTLCFNPCSHLVFAGTTAGYTSCYDLRMMRRLWETRVSPNVVYSLQHLSNDKSTLVIGGIDGVLRILDQDSGEVLSSYVMDHDASSSSSRYAHGVIKRRIGKRLSRDASVDQIPRSFRPSITCLAVGMKKVVTTHNGREIRVWKFKK; this comes from the exons ATGGGCCCGACACCGGTCGGCAACCGGTTGCCGGCGAAGAAGAGGAGCTGGAGAGGTCCAACCGCAATTCATTTATTGGACCATGATATCCTCTGCATCATCTTCTCATTTCTCGGCTTTTTTGACCTCGTTCGTTGTTCTGCCGTTTGCAAATCCTG GAATGCAATAATAAAAAGATCAAAGTTACTTCAAGTGCTTTATTTGAAGCAGCTGAAGGAGAATTCTGTTGGATTTTCAAGTAGTACTAGCGGTTTAGAGGAGTCACTGAGTAGGTATCTAGAGGAGCTAGCTATGGAGCATCATAGGCAAGCTTTACTTGAAGCTCCTTCTATTCATATTGATCAATGGACAGCCCATTCAGTTAG GGCTGACCAGTGCCGAATGAAGATGGGCTTGATTCTTACTGGTGTAGGTGATAAG GTTATGCGTCTTTGGTCATTAGAAAGTTACAAATGTGTCGAAGAATATTCAATCCCAGATTCATGCCCCTTAGTTGACTTTGATTTCGATGAGAGCAAG ATTGTTGGTTTGATTGGCACACGGCTATGCTTATGGAGGCGCAATGGGCAGATGAGTACATTTCCCTCTCATCAAGGCACATATATGAAGGGTCTATGCATGCG TTACCTTGATCCAGAAGCTGTTGTTGGATGTGAGGATGGCACAGTTCGTGTTTTTGACATGTACAGTAGGAAATGTTCTAAAATCATTAG GATGCATCCGGAGCCCGTGACTTGCTTATCTTTGGGTGATGATCAGTTAATTCTTAGCGGTTCCTCTCTAGGGAGGATCACAGTATCTGGTTATTCATCTGATCAGTGGAAAACTACACTGAGACCCACTGATTCTACAG GAATAAAGACTTTGTGTTTCAACCCCTGTTCTCATCTAGTATTTGCGGGAACAACAGCTGGATATACATCTTGCTATGACCTCAG GATGATGAGACGATTATGGGAGACACGAGTGAGTCCAAATGTTGTATATTCTTTGCAGCACCTGAGCAATGACAAATCGACTTTGGTAATTGGAGGAATAGATGGTGTGCTACGTATTCTGGATCAGGACTCTGGTGAGGTTCTCTCAAGCTATGTTATGGATCATGATGCCTCATCAAGCTCCTCTAGATATGCACATGGAGTGATCAAAAGAAGAATAGGGAAAAGGCTCTCCCGCGATGCCAGCGTCGACCAAATTCCTCGAAGTTTTCGACCTTCCATCACATGCTTGGCTGTTGGGATGAAGAAGGTGGTCACTACACACAATGGCAGGGAAATCAGAGTGTGGAAATTCAAGAAATGA
- the LOC110654753 gene encoding N-terminal acetyltransferase A complex catalytic subunit NAA10, which produces MVCIRKATIDDLLAMQACNLLCLPENYQMKYYFYHILSWPQLLYVAEDYNGRIVGYVLAKMEEESNECHGHITSLAVLRTHRKLGLATKLMNAAQTAMEQVFGAEYVSLHVRKSNRAAFNLYTETLGYKIHDVEAKYYADGEDAYDMRKQLKGKQIHHHGHHYHHHHHHHGGGCCAADTKSVEARPDSKSEAKTSTKSESKAG; this is translated from the exons ATGGTTTGCATAAGGAAGGCGACAATAGATGACCTACTGGCGATGCAAGCCTGTAACCTGCTGTGCCTACCGGAAAACTACCAGATGAAGTATTATTTCTACCACATCCTCTCCTGGCCCCAGCTCCTCTACGTCGCCGAGGACTACAACGGCCGCATCGTTGGCTACGTCTTAGCCAAGATGGAGGAAGAATCTAACGAGTGTCACGGTCATATTACCTCTCTCGCCGTCCTCCGCACCCACCGCAAGTTGGGCCTCGCCACTAAGCTCATGAACGCTGCACAGACCGCCATGGAACAG GTGTTTGGTGCAGAGTATGTCTCACTGCATGTTAGGAAGAGTAACCGGGCAGCATTTAATCTCTACACAGAAACATTGGGTTATAAGATTCATGATGTGGAGGCAAAGTATTATGCAGATGGAGAGGACGCATATGACATGCGGAAGCAACTTAAGGGGAAACAGATTCATCATCATGGACATCactatcaccatcatcatcatcatcatggtGGTGGATGTTGTGCAGCTGATACCAAGTCTGTGGAAGCAAGACCAGACTCAAAATCAGAGGCAAAAACTAGTACAAAATCAGAATCGAAAGCAGGGTGA
- the LOC110654697 gene encoding putative disease resistance RPP13-like protein 1, which yields MEIATNVGGAILSPVFKTLIDKLASQDLLKYASEGKVLTELKKWKEILEEIYVVLDHAEEQQMTNQLVKIWAEKLRDLAYDVEDILDEFDFEAQRRKLEAGARKVRKLIPASYAGLKFNAKMISKIKEITTRLEEIRSQKNRLDLRVIAGERSSRVRERRPTTSVVNKEEVYGREEDKKAILEFLNAKSSEAGVSVISIIGMGGLGKTTLAQLVFNEAKMNFDLAAWVLVGDDFDVFRITRTIFLWFGGHYDGEDLNFLQENLKERLLEKKFFIVLDDVWNEKYGDWTLFHGPFQHGAKGSRIVFTTRSERVSRMMGCVHSYTLKQLSYDGCLSILAQHALGATNFDEHLDLKAIGEKIARRCQGLPLAAQAIGGVLRGERNHNVWEKVLRSDIWKEETDIFPALRLSYHHLPSHLKRCFAYCAIFPKDYQFDENELVLKWMAEGFLQQQQELKQMEALGHEYFQDLLLRSFFQPSTSNKSLYVMHDLINDLAHSVSGEVCFNLDDKSKSINSYSKVRHSAFISYPYDISQRFEVFKEMNSLRTFLALPKYWGNYLASNVVHELVPTLKRLRVLSLSSYQFEELPSSIGDLKHLRYLDLYRSGIHRLPNSLSNLWNLQTLKLRWCYNLTELHAGIGNLSNLMHIDLIGTDRLVKMPREMANLTNLQTLSKFIVGKGYGLGIKELMKFPNLGGQLQIEGLQNVVNIQDAELADLKKKEGLDELALAWTNNFQNSRSDEDELLLLSFLQPHQKLRKLSVKFYGGKKFPSWIGDPSFTNMVDVELCSCPNIISLPPLGLLSKLRNLRIEGIGGVAEVSVEFYGHNSSSLQPFPSLETLEIQNMLELKHWACSDGRNEEAAGNFPKLHELTIINCPKLDGKLPRCLPSLKKLNIEKCQEMILRSVPDLTSLTTLKIKSISGLAKLDEVVTQALVALEDLVICGCSQLMYLWQDSTNLDKLACLHNLEISRCWKLMSLVAKEEGLLPCNLEVLSVEGCCELENLPNRLHSLASLRILSITYCPKLVHFPATGLPCSLKGLHIQSCDSLESMPESIMQVSNTSNERTHLEDLRVIGCSSLTSLPVDEFPHSVKRIQFCCWTTQLLESLDDRFSHLTKLVIRNSPKLESFPESGLAIPNLSRFTIEDCANLKSLPNQMQNLKSLVSLAIRNCGGLVSFPEGGLPPNLIYLSIFYCENLTQPMSEWRLQRLASLQNLEIRGTSPSTEMVSFPDEECQLLPSSLTSLAVGGFENLKSISRGLQNLTSLDQLRINYCPKLRSLPKEGLPSTLAELHIIECPLLQKRCTKKKGKYWPDIANIPYLHI from the coding sequence ATGGAAATTGCCACTAATGTTGGAGGTGCTATTCTCTCTCCTGTCTTTAAGACGTTGATTGATAAGTTGGCTTCCCAGGACTTGCTCAAGTATGCGAGCGAAGGAAAAGTCCTGACTGAACTCAAAAAATGGAAGGAGATATTGGAGGAAATTTATGTGGTGCTTGATCATGCAGAGGAGCAGCAAATGACGAATCAACTagtgaagatatgggcagaaaaGCTCAGGGACTTGGCTTACGACGTGGAGGACATTCTTGATGAGTTTGACTTCGAGGCTCAAAGGCGCAAGTTGGAAGCTGGTGCAAGAAAGGTACGAAAACTCATTCCTGCTTCTTATGCTGGGTTGAAGTTCAATGCTAAGATGATTTCCAAGATAAAGGAAATTACTACCCGATTAGAAGAGATCAGGTCGCAGAAAAATCGCCTGGATCTGAGAGTTATTGCGGGTGAGAGGAGCAGTAGAGTACGGGAAAGAAGACCAACAACCTCTGTGGTGAATAAAGAAGAGGTCTATGGGAGGGAGGAAGATAAGAAGGCGATACTTGAATTTTTGAATGCTAAATCAAGTGAGGCAGGTGTCTCCGTTATTTCCATAATTGGTATGGGAGGCCTTGGCAAGACAACTCTAGCTCAGCTTGTCTTTAATGAAGCCAAGATGAACTTTGATTTAGCGGCTTGGGTCTTAGTTGGTGATGATTTTGACGTTTTCAGAATTACCCGAACAATTTTCCTGTGGTTTGGTGGACATTATGATGGCGAAGATTTgaattttcttcaagaaaatttgaaggaaaggctGCTTGAGAAGAAATTTTTTATTGTCCTAGATGACGTTTGGAATGAGAAGTATGGGGATTGGACTCTCTTTCATGGTCCTTTTCAACATGGGGCAAAAGGAAGTAGAATAGTTTTCACAACTCGTAGTGAACGTGTTTCGCGAATGATGGGTTGTGTTCATTCTTATACTCTTAAGCAGTTGTCATATGATGGTTGTCTGTCTATCTTAGCCCAACATGCTTTGGGAGCAACAAATTTTGACGAGCACTTGGATCTGAAGGCAATAGGTGAAAAAATTGCCAGAAGATGTCAAGGGTTGCCTTTGGCAGCGCAAGCTATTGGAGGGGTTCTACGAGGTGAAAGAAATCATAATGTGTGGGAGAAAGTGTTGAGGAGTGACATTTGGAAAGAAGAAACTGACATTTTTCCTGCATTGCGGTTGAGTTACCATCACCTTCCTTCTCATTTGAAACGGTGCTTTGCTTACTGTGCTATTTTTCCAAAAGATTATCAATTTGATGAGAATGAGCTGGTTCTAAAATGGATGGCAGAGGGATTTCTTCAGCAACAGCAGGAATTGAAGCAAATGGAAGCCTTGGGTCATGAATATTTCCAGGATTTATTGTTAAGATCCTTTTTTCAACCGTCTACTAGCAATAAATCACTGTATGTAATGCATGATCTAATTAATGATCTAGCTCATTCTGTTAGTGGAGAAGTGTGCTTTAATTTGGATGATAAGTCCAAGAGCATAAATTCATATTCAAAGGTTCGCCATTCTGCATTCATTAGCTATCCCTATGATATCTCCCAAAGGtttgaagttttcaaagaaatgaaTAGTTTGCGAACGTTTTTAGCACTACCAAAATATTGGGGAAACTATTTAGCTAGTAACGTGGTGCATGAGTTGGTGCCTACATTGAAACGTTTAAGGGTGCTATCACTGTCTAGTTATCAATTTGAAGAGCTCCCAAGTTCAATCGGTGACTTGAAACATTTACGGTATCTTGACTTGTATCGCTCTGGTATCCATAGATTGCCTAACTCGTTGAGTAACCTTTGGAACTTACAGACATTGAAGTTACGCTGGTGTTATAACCTCACTGAGTTGCATGCAGGCATTGGCAATTTAAGCAACTTGATGCACATTGATCTCATTGGTACAGATAGGTTGGTAAAGATGCCACGGGAGATGGCCAATTTGACAAATCTCCAAACGTTGTCTAAGTTTATAGTGGGAAAAGGCTATGGACTTGGAATAAAAGAGTTGATGAAATTTCCTAATCTAGGAGGGCAGCTTCAAATTGAGGGGCTACAAAATGTGGTGAACATTCAAGATGCAGAGCTTGCTGATCTAAAGAAGAAGGAAGGTCTTGATGAATTGGCATTGGCATGGACtaataattttcaaaattcacGAAGTGATGAGGATGAATTACTGTTACTCAGCTTTCTACAACCTCATCAAAAGCTGAGAAAACTTTCGGTCAAATTTTATGGTGGTAAGAAATTCCCGTCATGGATAGGAGATCCCTCATTCACAAACATGGTGGATGTAGAGCTCTGCAGTTGCCCCAATATAATCTCACTACCACCCCTGGGGTTACTATCCAAACTCAGAAACCTGAGAATAGAAGGCATTGGTGGAGTGGCTGAAGTGAGTGTTGAGTTTTATGGGCACAATTCCTCTTCTTTACAGCCTTTTCCATCTCTGGAGACTCTTGAAATTcagaatatgttggagttgaagcACTGGGCTTGTTCTGATGGTCGCAATGAAGAGGCTGCTGGAAATTTTCCGAAACTTCATGAACTGACAATAATTAATTGTCCTAAGTTGGATGGGAAACTGCCTCGCTGTCTTCCTTCACTCAAGAAACTAAATATTGAAAAATGCCAAGAGATGATTCTCAGAAGCGTGCCTGATCTAACCTCCCTCACAACCTTAAAAATTAAGAGTATTTCTGGGCTTGCAAAGTTAGATGAAGTGGTTACACAGGCCTTGGTGGCACTTGAAGATCTGGTGATTTGTGGTTGCAGTCAACTGATGTACTTATGGCAAGATTCGACTAATTTAGATAAGCTTGCTTGTCTACACAATTTAGAGATTAGCCGCTGTTGGAAGCTCATGTCATTGGTAGCGAAAGAGGAAGGCCTTTTGCCTTGTAATCTTGAAGTTTTGAGCGTAGAGGGTTGTTGTGAATTAGAGAATCTGCCAAATAGGCTGCACAGCCTCGCATCTCTGAGAATTTTGAGCATCACTTATTGTCCAAAACTTGTGCACTTTCCCGCTACGGGTTTACCTTGCAGTCTTAAAGGTCTCCATATTCAATCTTGTGATTCTCTAGAGTCAATGCCAGAGAGCATTATGCAAGTCAGTAATACTAGCAATGAGAGAACTCATCTCGAGGATTTGCGTGTCATAGGATGTTCATCTCTTACATCCCTTCCAGTTGATGAATTTCCTCATTCGGTTAAGCGCATTCAATTTTGCTGTTGGACAACACAATTATTGGAGTCGCTTGATGATAGGTTCTCGCACCTTACTAAATTAGTAATACGCAACTCTCCCAAGTTAGAGTCTTTCCCAGAAAGTGGATTGGCCATCCCCAATCTTAGCCGTTTCACCATAGAAGATTGTGCGAATTTGAAGTCACTACCTAATCAGATGCAAAATCTGAAATCTCTTGTATCTCTAGCGATAAGAAATTGTGGAGGTTTGGTGTCGTTTCCAGAAGGGGGTTTACCGCCAAACCTAATTTATCTTTCCATTTTTTATTGCGAGAATCTGACACAGCCTATGTCAGAGTGGAGACTCCAAAGACTCGCCTCTCTTCAAAATTTGGAAATCAGAGGCACAAGTCCAAGTACAGAAATGGTTTCCTTTCCAGATGAGGAGTGCCAACTCCTTCCCTCTTCCCTAACCTCTCTTGCAGTCGGTGGATTTGAGAATCTGAAATCCATATCAAGGggtcttcaaaacctcacctcaCTTGATCAGTTACGGATAAACTATTGCCCTAAACTTCGATCCTTGCCAAAAGAGGGCCTTCCTTCCACCCTTGCAGAATTGCATATCATAGAGTGCCCGCTTCTGCAGAAACGGTGcacaaaaaagaaaggaaaatattgGCCCGACATTGCTAATATTCCCTATCTTCACATCTAA